One genomic window of Fusarium keratoplasticum isolate Fu6.1 chromosome 3, whole genome shotgun sequence includes the following:
- a CDS encoding SGNH-hydro domain-containing protein: protein MERVVQTYQDFWEELEPNTSRAGWTEERKFDEGTPDEHKYTISLTDDAKKYKKDECLNSFKRIIHGCDKEDDDNPLSWKHGGSWQRGQYEYRLDIMRKNRPQNLKEPFGTCRGNNHFCWDHGKKTLLPSIKDCLGEGVTDFEFEYFDGPNQFGHEWLATFNTPGLVNSRCFKNNKVVFAAHGFTDGYEGDDF, encoded by the exons ATGGAACGCGTTGTTCAGACTTACCAGGACTTTTGGGAAGAACTGGAGCCCAACACCAGCCGGGCAGGGTGGACAGAGGAACGCAAGTTTGATGAGGGCACTCCAGATGAACACAAGTACACCATATCTCTGACAGACGACGCCAAAAAGTATAAAAAGGACGAGTGCCTCAACTCATTCAAGCGCATCATACACGGGTGCGacaaggaggatgacgataACCCACTGAGCTGGAAGCATGGCGGCAGTTGGCAGCGCGGTCAGTACGAGTACCGGCTCGACATTATGCGGAAGAATCGACCCCAGAACCTCAAGGAGCCTTTTGGCACATGCAGAGGGAACAACCACTTTTG CTGGGACCATGGGAAGAAGACGCTCCTCCCGAGCATAAAGGACTGTCTGGGCGAGGGCGTTACGGACTTCGAATTTGAGTACTTTGACGGGCCCAACCAGTTCGGACACGAGTGGCTGGCGACGTTCAATACACCCGGTCTTGTCAACTCTCGGTGCTTCAAGAACAATAAGGTGGTGTTTGCGGCGCATGGATTTACAGATGGCTATGAAGGTGATGATTTCTGA
- a CDS encoding RRM domain-containing protein: MSTLTRLEPLEPCCDNKSDCDYDRDRDQSPSNISPRSSHPLDPRSSTTSELEPVPAHATAYRAMTELSGATTAASPTTSQPSRATPFSAAYPSANTPADSVMTLASPFGLSSAAGQSTTLSYFQSVAPSSFYASSMRDAPRSGSAHFPRPSSPLYPVLIRRLPLNTTKDSVRLMAVFSQQLVDIELLPHDQSKDPGFISAVLQFRSAGGAYEAQKMLHGRTIADDAELIVELLPSNSPGSSRQYTTETASNASTLTPSATPSSSTSGPRQISRINGVFSPVETLPPPPNGIYTGHELPNPDTSIVYQNLFSPQSPIGNHVTERGRISGKTLIANDSGDDEDTNVILKDPIAYAEYTDGPRRKTDPAIPVQAMSALSINTKNTTPSGPSSLPPHMGVMSPQSFQTMSPPQHRPHFPPVNPADQNPPCNTLYVGNLPIDTSEEELKALFIKQRGYKRLCFRTKANGPMCFVEFEEVSFATKALHDLYGHPLHNSVKGGIRLSFSKNPLGVRSNPNPNHANGGAPGGMNAVMSASVNGFAAAHRPPPGLAAPPGLGGGRQQHYGPGGSQGGPQGAGFPNSGNFNRNANMYAYNGHVGGQPNGANPMYSYNGHVGIESGGMNHVNGVNPMYAYNGYEPRAVNGGNSMYAYNGHSSPDLSNLSNLNAVNGTNSIYGFSNGQTGADPSDVSLINGVNAVNGSKSVMLAKMSHPFNPRR, from the coding sequence ATGTCGACGTTGACCCGTCTCGAACCTCTCGAACCGTGTTGCGACAACAAAAGCGACTGCGACTACGACCGCGATCGCGACCAATCCCCATCTAATATATCTCCACGATCGTCGCATCCGCTTGACCCCAgatcctccaccaccagcGAATTAGAGCCTGTTCCAGCGCATGCAACCGCATATCGGGCGATGACAGAACTATCCGGCGCGACAACAGCTGCGTCTCCAACgaccagccagcccagccgcGCGACTCCTTTCTCAGCAGCCTACCCATCTGCGAACACCCCCGCCGATTCCGTCATGACTCTGGCCTCGCCATTCGGCCTGTCCAGCGCTGCTGGACAGTCGACAACCTTGAGCTACTTCCAGTCTGTGGCACCGTCATCATTCTATGCATCCAGTATGCGCGACGCGCCGAGATCTGGGAGCGCCCACTTCCCTCGCCCTTCCTCGCCCTTGTATCCCGTCTTGATCCGCCGCTTGCCCCTCAATACCACGAAGGACTCGGTGCGACTGATGGCTGTCTTCTCCCAACAACTAGTAGATATCGAGCTACTCCCCCACGATCAGTCCAAGGATCCCGGCTTCATCTCAGCAGTCTTGCAATTCCGATCCGCAGGGGGTGCTTACGAAGCGCAGAAGATGCTACATGGGCGCACAAtcgccgacgatgccgagttGATTGTTGAGCTTTTGCCATCTAATAGCCCAGGGTCTTCCCGACAATATACAACCGAGACGGCCTCAAATGCCTCGACTTTGACGCCATCTGCTAccccatcctcttcaacgTCCGGGCCTAGGCAAATTTCGCGCATCAACGGTGTCTTTTCCCCAGTCGAGACCCTCCCACCTCCGCCGAATGGCATATATACTGGGCACGAACTGCCAAACCCAGACACGAGCATCGTTTACCAgaatctcttctctcctcaatCGCCAATCGGCAACCACGTTACGGAGCGCGGCCGGATATCGGGAAAGACGCTAATCGCCAACGATTCtggtgacgacgaggataCAAACGTTATCTTGAAGGACCCCATTGCTTACGCCGAGTACACTGATGGGCCAAGGAGAAAAACAGACCCAGCCATTCCTGTCCAAGCCATGAGTGCACTTTcgatcaacaccaagaacacGACACCATCGGGACCATCGTCTCTGCCTCCGCATATGGGTGTCATGTCACCACAGTCGTTCCAAACCATGAGCCCGCCACAGCATAGGCCACACTTCCCACCGGTCAATCCCGCCGATCAGAACCCCCCTTGCAATACTCTTTACGTTGGCAACCTCCCTATCGACACCTCGgaagaagagctcaaggcccTCTTCATTAAGCAACGTGGATACAAACGTCTCTGTTTCCGTACCAAGGCTAACGGACCAATGTGTTTCGTCGAGTTTGAAGAGGTATCGTTCGCCACCAAAGCGCTGCACGATCTGTATGGGCACCCGCTCCACAACAGCGTCAAGGGTGGGATTCGATTGAGCTTTTCCAAAAACCCCCTCGGTGTGCGATCAAACCCGAATCCTAACCACGCAAATGGTGGCGCGCCAGGCGGAATGAACGCAGTCATGTCTGCTTCGGTCAACGGCTTCGCAGCAGCTCACAGGCCTCCTCCGGGACTCGCTGCTCCCCCTGGCCTAGGGGGCGGCCGTCAACAGCATTATGGGCCAGGGGGTTCACAGGGGGGTCCCCAAGGTGCAGGATTCCCAAACTCGGGAAATTTCAACCGGAATGCCAACATGTATGCGTACAACGGCCATGTTGGCGGTCAGCCTAACGGGGCCAATCCGATGTATTCGTACAATGGCCATGTTGGTATCGAGTCCGGCGGCATGAACCATGTCAACGGGGTCAACCCGATGTATGCATACAACGGCTATGAGCCCAGAGCCGTGAACGGAGGCAACTCGATGTATGCGTACAACGGCCACTCTAGCCCAGATCTCAGCAATCTCAGCAACCTCAACGCCGTCAACGGTACCAACTCGATCTACGGGTTCAGCAACGGTCAAACTGGCGCCGACCCCAGCGACGTCAGCCTAATCAATGGTGTCAACGCTGTGAACGGCTCAAAGTCGGTCATGCTCGCCAAAATGTCGCACCCATTCAACCCGAGAAGGTAG